Within the Mytilus trossulus isolate FHL-02 unplaced genomic scaffold, PNRI_Mtr1.1.1.hap1 h1tg000234l__unscaffolded, whole genome shotgun sequence genome, the region CAACGGAAACGTTTTTTAAATCGTCGTAACTTTAATCCAGTCCCCCTTTTCtcgaatttgacctaccgaatcagACTTGTCACTGGATTGATACTTTTACTACTATGAGAAACACGACGGGTCTCACATTAGAAGCAAGATTGTTTACACTTCCGGACCAACTGAAATCATCCCCAGATTTTGTTGGGATCGTGTTACtcaaattttattcaatattgtgtcttgtgtactatggtttgtctgttagtctttttcattttagtccatggtgttgtcagtttattttcgacttatgattataaaaaagatgttgtatgattgccaatgaaacaactctccaaaagagagTTTGAATGACCCTTCGGTATCTTTTGCCTCTTTTTAACCACGTGCAACATGATGGGTGCCATAAGTGGAGTAGGGTACTATGCTAACTTTTTCTACAGCACTTGAGATTACTCAAGGTATAAGCGGAGTGTTGCTCAATTTTGAGTTTTCTATGAAGTGATTTTGGACTTGGTTGCCTTTTTGTCGTCTTTCGTTTTGAGCAATGTCAGGTTCTCATCGACTTAAAAAGTTTTTAATGTCGCCTTTAAATCTCCCGCCAATTTGTAAGACCCAAAGCACaaacatgtaaacaatatattcaggtcaatgtacggtcttcaaagataccaaaggaacttTCAAACTGAAAAGTAGAAAAAAGCGACAACTCTATGACATTCAAAAAGAAGACAGAAGGAAACAAATAGGTGTTTGGATATTTTAATTGGGTACCAACTCAAATTGAAttgtatctaaataaaaaaagaagaaaacatgcTGAAAATATCCTTTCTCCCAATGTGCAGATGTTTGTACTAACAAAAGACGTGTTATGTGCatcttgtttttaaaactgtGGCACAGATATAACGCGTGTACACATTTTTTGGAGTTATGAAAATTTTTCTTTAGAACTGAATATTCAGAAATTGAATTGTGCAAACATGtggatattttttcttaaagccagtggcggatccaggaattttcaaaagtgggggcccactgactaacctaagagggggcccgctccagtcacgcttcagtgattccctatataagcaaccaaatttttccccaaaaaaggggggcccGTGCCCCCTGGGCCCTCCCCTAAATCCGTCTCTGAAAGCCGCATTCCATCGGTCTTTCTGGAGTTATGTATTTGTGAAATATTCAATTACAGGTATACTTCGTACATTGTACCTGCAAATTTACCTACTGGACAAATACAATGTACCAGCTTCAAAAAGTGCAACCGTTCATATCCATGTTTTCGATATAGACTGAGGAAGGGAAGAAACGGCTACTATTGCCGCATACCCGAAACGAATTGCGCATATTGACCCATTTTAAAAGATGTATATGGATATctaatttcttaaatttaaatcTAATATGAATTGAGGAATAATATCCTTAACTGTATAATTCATATGacacaatgagacaactatcactTGAAACCCGGAATACAAAACGTCTCATTCTGTAATAAAAACTAATTCTGACAGAGAAATCCTTGCTTTGAGTGTAATGatgaatggattttttttctgaatttcaaTGGTATTTCGATTTCTAAATGTAGTGAATctaataatacaataaataaataaaaaaacaataaatatcatTAAACTCGTTGCACTTGGCAATACATATTCAGCAACTGGCATAAGTAGTCGGCAACAGGCATTGCGTATTCTGTTTTTCATATAAGTCCCATGAAATTACCGTCTATTCCAGAAAGGGATAAACATCTCTCTTTACGTGATTTTCCAActgtaattacaaaaaaataacataacatagattgattgattgttttgttattcAACGCCAAAGTTAGAAGTGTTGGCTTCTTCGTGGTGGTAAGATTTTTTTGGTGGGGGCAGCCAACATGAAGAAGAGACCCAACCACCCCCGGCTGGAAAACTGACATTCCTAGTCTATTCAGATTAGTCTAACGCATTTGCCACGTTCAGGGTTAATAAACTCACATGTTCAGTGGTTAATGGCTTGTGGAACAGTGGACTACTCGGTTACCTAGACCCGACATAATTTGGATGATTCATACAAAAGTGTATTtatctgttttcttttctttattgagcaacaatatataaatttttggaTGATATAGGTTAATTATGATCCACGTTCTGCGATTGGTCGATAATGAGAACAAATTTCATTATTGAAATCAatttagactcatcagtgacgctcagttcAAAATAGAAAGAAAGCCAAACAGCTATAAAGGTGAACAGCATTGAAGACGTAAAGTTCCGAAAAATTGTGCTAAATACGGATAAGGTAATCTTCATGCCAGGGATAAGAAACAATTCAGGTGCTTAAAGTAAAGATTTGGTTCTAATAtgttttcacaaaatgtttCACATTAAGGGGGAACAGTATACATAAGGGAGTACACTCTTTAAAAATAAGCTGATCGTTGTAATCACACACTATTAGAAAAGAGAAACCAGGCTACTCAATGATCAAACAGAATGTTTTGAAATAGCTGTTATGTGTCTTTTGAAATTATTCCTTTGAATTGTGTGgttcaattttattgaattgcATATTGTTGTCAACAGCTGCATGAaagcaaatattttgtcaaactTTCATGTAAATTAAGTTAGTCAAATCTATTTTAGCTAAAAAAGTTGGGTTTCCGTTTAAATGATAATCATACTCACACGTCAAGGGTATTCCGAAAGTAACCGTTTTCCTCCTACTTTTGAAAACAGTTTCATTCGGAAATGAGTTGTTTCTCTCTGACAATCCAGTTTTTATTGGGTTATATTGCTGAATACAGTTCAGATCTTCTTCCTCTTCGTTTTTATTGGGTATCAGTAACAGTGCATCGTTACTTCCGCAGAGACTCGTTGCCGGCATCAATGATTCACTTCTCAGCCTCGTTCTCGGTATTCCAAGGTATGCATTCTCCTCTACAGTGTCTTCTCGTAGTAGTTCCGAAGTTGAACGCCATGTACTTTCTATGGGAAAAAGCCAATTCGTTATATGAAGTATTTTAACTGCATaagatttaacaaaaacaaaaaaaccaataaaatttGAAGGAAGTTTTATTATAGTGCTCAACTTTTGCTAAATTTTCGTAATTTCCTGTGATAACATTAACAGTACCATATTTTCTACACCAGATGCAAAGCCGTTTGATAAGCTATGGCAACTATAGATTACTGTATAGAGTATTTCAATAGTTCTGGTCTTTTTAATAATCATGtagtaaaaaaggaaatttattcatagttgttttgttgttataaattttggCTATCCAGAAATGTCTCAATCTTATCTAGcattaacatttatatataaagaaataaaagtaataGCTATTGTGGGTGTTTTCAAATAGGTCTCAATAATTATTCGCCAGATGGTCGCATACTTACTGACTGGTACGCCGAGTCGACCATGAACCGGTGTGTCTCGTCGAGATCGTTTGATGGCAGAATCAAAGTCCTCCTCGTCGTTCCGTAAGTTAAAATAGGCTTCTCTGAATGAGTTGTTAATTGTGCAGGTTGATGGTGTTTTCTTTCTGTGGACAATTATACTTGTTTTACGAGTATTTTGTGCTTTTACAGTAAATGCATTCTTTACAGAAGCTGAAAATATAAAGTgctacagtgtagtgtacttcTATTGAGACACATAATATCGAAATTATTTTTACCAGCTCATAATATTGATATGTTAAGGGGTTTTCACTTCAGTATTACAGCTTCAGACATTCTAGATTTAGACGCAAAAAGCATAACTAACATGTAGTCTCATTCCTTTACTGAATATATTATGCATAACATATACAGAAATAGATTTGGAAAGTGTATGCACAAAATTTGCAAGCTACAACGAAAATCTAAGGACGATACCTGTGTCCTCGCACCAACTGCAGGATTAGCCTTCTGTAAAATACAcacatatataatttaattttggatgtaacgcgtcttctgattggctgacgttattttgttatcatcccatatacataatttagtcatgtgactgtgacgtcatcaacgtttttccATGGTTTCTACGGTTTGAGatagaatttagaattaaattataagaaatgactgtaatattttccttgtctattcgaaataacataaaaatgtggtgtacactgttaaataacccggccgctacgcgcgttattcagtgtgccccacattttttttatgctatttcttcatagacagaaaaaatattacagtcattacttaattaaataaataatttatataagatAAAATTATACCAAGTGAAATTCTTTGACTGCTTGTCTCTGGACAGCTATCATATCCAGCATCCACATTCGACTGTTTAATGAGagattctaaaaatagaaaaggaCAATTCACAGATCATGAAATGTTTAACCAATATATGAGAACATGAGTAAGATGGACGTCTTTAACCAACAacaaaattttatggaaatattgtCTTTCTGATACAAgcattttcatttgattaaacAGTGTCCTACGAtgcataacaaaaataaaattaaaaaaatataatatcgttcgccaaatatttattttcctttaaagaACTACCAGTCCACCAGAAGTGGTATTAATCCGGTATGTGttatatgtaaaagatttaaatcaTGTCAATATAGTTCACATGCAATCATTATCAAACCAAAACatgcaattgattttttttatataaatgtcaaaatctcacttttttctgttttgcttttttgtcTTTCCTCCTTTTCTTCCGTTttctaaaaacaataaaattacaatcaATTTTAGATAAATAGTTTACGTATTATAAAAGCAAGCAGTCATTATGATAAACCAGGAAACACGAAATTCGAATATCTGATCATGATAATAGCATATCTTTACTGtccgtattgttatgcgtttgtttttctac harbors:
- the LOC134701247 gene encoding uncharacterized protein LOC134701247, with translation MGSSCSSSVGNGVQQATSPPISSLKNSTAENRISTWFDIHTITKKLSLKRRKYNIQLRGSIYSSDDGDFITSPIAILKINIDVTKNSSSSYSKISPIKKSHGVLKDPSVDWGELRIQKQVPRSLPPILQTGVTTIYGILEEDSPLLANVTLTGTVDKNEFEISASIDNDSIISEDDEYELRKYIQKTEEKEERQKSKTEKKSLIKQSNVDAGYDSCPETSSQRISLASVKNAFTVKAQNTRKTSIIVHRKKTPSTCTINNSFREAYFNLRNDEEDFDSAIKRSRRDTPVHGRLGVPVKSTWRSTSELLREDTVEENAYLGIPRTRLRSESLMPATSLCGSNDALLLIPNKNEEEEDLNCIQQYNPIKTGLSERNNSFPNETVFKSRRKTVTFGIPLTFGKSRKERCLSLSGIDGNFMGLI